In one Pseudomonas sp. SG20056 genomic region, the following are encoded:
- the asd gene encoding aspartate-semialdehyde dehydrogenase produces MKRVGLIGWRGMVGSVLMQRMLEEQDFDLIEPVFFTTSNVGGQGPAIGKETAPLKDAYSIDELKSLDVILTCQGGDYTNEVFPKLREAGWQGYWIDAASSLRMDDSSVIVLDPVNRKVIDQQLDAGTKNYIGGNCTVSLMLMALGGLYEAGLVEWMSAMTYQAASGAGAQNMRELIKQMGAINASVAEELADPASAILDIDRKVAEAMRGESFPVDNFGVPLAGSLIPYIDKELPNGQSREEWKGQAETNKILGRFKNPIPVDGLCVRIGAMRCHSQALTIKLNKDVPLSDIEGLISQHNPWVKLVPNQREASIRELGPTAVTGTLSVPVGRLRKLNMGSQYLGAFTVGDQLLWGAAEPLRRMLRILLER; encoded by the coding sequence ATGAAACGTGTAGGTCTGATCGGTTGGCGCGGCATGGTCGGTTCCGTGCTGATGCAACGCATGCTGGAAGAGCAGGATTTCGACTTGATCGAGCCAGTGTTCTTCACCACCTCCAATGTCGGCGGCCAAGGCCCCGCTATTGGCAAGGAAACGGCACCCTTGAAGGACGCCTACAGCATTGACGAGCTGAAAAGCCTGGACGTGATTCTGACCTGCCAGGGTGGCGACTACACCAACGAAGTCTTCCCCAAACTGCGCGAAGCTGGCTGGCAGGGCTACTGGATCGATGCCGCCTCGTCGCTGCGTATGGATGACAGCTCGGTCATCGTGCTCGACCCGGTCAACCGCAAGGTGATTGATCAGCAGCTGGATGCGGGCACCAAGAACTACATCGGCGGCAACTGCACCGTCAGCCTGATGCTGATGGCCCTGGGTGGTCTGTACGAAGCTGGCCTGGTCGAGTGGATGAGTGCCATGACCTATCAGGCGGCCAGCGGTGCTGGTGCGCAGAACATGCGTGAGCTGATCAAGCAAATGGGCGCGATCAACGCTTCCGTGGCTGAAGAACTGGCCGACCCGGCTAGCGCCATCCTGGATATCGACCGCAAAGTGGCCGAAGCCATGCGCGGTGAGTCGTTCCCGGTCGACAATTTCGGCGTGCCGCTGGCCGGCAGCCTGATTCCTTACATCGACAAGGAACTACCAAATGGGCAGAGCCGTGAAGAATGGAAGGGCCAGGCGGAAACCAACAAGATTCTCGGCCGCTTCAAGAACCCGATCCCGGTCGACGGTCTGTGCGTGCGCATCGGCGCCATGCGCTGCCACAGCCAGGCGCTGACCATTAAACTGAACAAGGATGTGCCGCTGTCGGACATCGAAGGTCTGATCAGCCAGCACAACCCTTGGGTCAAACTGGTGCCGAACCAGCGCGAAGCGAGCATCCGCGAACTGGGCCCGACTGCTGTAACCGGTACCCTGAGCGTGCCGGTTGGTCGTCTGCGTAAGCTCAACATGGGCTCGCAATACCTGGGCGCATTCACTGTTGGTGATCAGCTGCTGTGGGGCGCGGCCGAGCCGCTGCGGCGCATGCTGCGCATCCTGCTGGAGCGTTAA
- a CDS encoding aspartate-semialdehyde dehydrogenase has translation MTRTFDLAVIGATGSVGETLVQLLEEREFPVANLHLVASGESAGRSLSYKGKNLRVRDLETFDFASVRLVFFAAGSKVTQKYAAQAAAAGCAVIDLASGLPAAQAPRVIPEVNPEALASLAAPYVLTSPSAPGIALAAVLAALPESVRIRRVTVTACLAVSSRGREGVSELARQTAELLNGRAFEPQLFDRQMAFNLLAQVEQTDIAGHAGLERQVADELKELLGLPELQIAVTCIQVPVFFGDSLSVSLQAESAVDLKQVYAALDAAAALELVELDDYPTAVGDAVGQDVVYVGRVRAGLADPAELNLWITSDNVRKGAALNAVQLAELLIKHYL, from the coding sequence ATGACCCGTACTTTTGATCTTGCCGTAATTGGCGCCACCGGCAGCGTTGGCGAAACCCTGGTGCAGCTGCTAGAGGAGCGCGAGTTCCCCGTGGCTAATCTGCATCTGGTTGCCAGTGGTGAGTCGGCCGGACGCTCCTTGTCCTACAAGGGCAAGAACCTGCGCGTACGTGATCTGGAAACCTTTGATTTTGCCAGTGTGCGGCTGGTGTTCTTCGCTGCTGGCAGCAAGGTGACGCAGAAATATGCCGCGCAAGCTGCTGCGGCTGGCTGCGCAGTGATTGATCTGGCTAGCGGTTTGCCCGCTGCGCAGGCGCCACGAGTGATTCCCGAGGTCAACCCTGAAGCATTGGCGAGCCTGGCCGCTCCCTACGTGTTGACCAGCCCAAGTGCTCCGGGTATTGCGCTGGCCGCTGTGCTGGCGGCGTTACCTGAGTCTGTCCGCATTCGTCGAGTAACCGTGACCGCCTGCCTGGCGGTCTCCAGCCGCGGACGTGAAGGGGTTTCAGAGTTGGCGCGGCAGACCGCCGAGCTGCTCAATGGTCGAGCATTCGAGCCGCAGCTGTTTGATCGGCAAATGGCTTTCAATCTGCTGGCACAGGTCGAACAGACTGATATTGCCGGGCATGCTGGGCTGGAGCGACAAGTGGCTGACGAGCTCAAGGAGTTGCTGGGGTTGCCTGAGTTGCAGATTGCAGTGACCTGCATCCAGGTACCCGTGTTTTTCGGCGACAGTCTGAGTGTTTCGCTGCAGGCCGAGTCGGCCGTCGATCTGAAGCAGGTGTACGCAGCTCTGGACGCCGCAGCGGCTCTGGAATTGGTGGAATTGGATGATTATCCGACTGCGGTCGGCGACGCAGTTGGCCAGGATGTGGTCTATGTTGGCCGAGTCCGCGCCGGTTTGGCTGATCCAGCTGAACTCAATTTGTGGATTACGTCTGATAACGTGAGAAAAGGCGCAGCGCTAAATGCTGTGCAATTAGCCGAGTTGTTGATAAAACACTATCTGTAA
- a CDS encoding FimV/HubP family polar landmark protein — MVRVRKLVLAIAAASALSSGMAHALGLGEVTLQSALNQPLVAEIELLEVRDLASNEVIPTLASPEAFNKAGVDRQFFLTDLKFTPVLKANGKSVIRVTSSKPMREPYLNFLVEVLWPNGRLLREYTLLLDPPLYTPQSVIPATAQMPVATPAPAPRVQTPAPAPRPATAAVQPVSPAAPAAPAAKPLEGNEYKTTANDTLWEIAQRARSGGSVHQAMLAIQDLNPDAFIGGNINRLKSGQVLRLPDEQQVKSRAQGEALAQVAEQNAAWREGRSVAASARQLDATKRTSAAATPAKVETGDSLKLVAADSGKATAGSDKGAADSKALTDKLAVTQESLDSSRRENDELKGRMTDLQSQLDKLQRLIQLKDDQMAKLQADLAAQGQVPAVAPAVPETPVAETPVAPVEPAPEAAPQDPAAAAPVVPAATGETDFNYSEEPAVQPEAAAPVAVEPAPIAAPEPAPVTPAAPVVEAPVVAEPQAESSAIDDLLANPMLLGAAGGGALLVLLVALMMLSRRNALKEAELQESLAADEGSSDLGAGLDLPDDSFAGMADDLDGQQADLPSEERVTAQTGDALGEADIYIAYGRFPQAAELLQGAINDEPQRSDLRLKLMEVYAEMGDRNGFARQDSELREIGGSAAELDQIKARYPAMAVAAGAGLAAAAAAEENLDSFSLDDLALDEPSPKAATGDQDDAFDLSLDDLESELDRDLQAAGNTASLDDLDSLSLDDDLDFSSPVEQADSKDDDLGFDLSLPESSDSGLDLSGDLADFSLDLDSPDKPAAAAEDDFLLSLDDEPSAAPVVAEPGFDLPDEQASGDFDLSADFDLSLNEEAPAQPSSDSFAAQLDEVSAELDLLSDDLDQPAGLDEPASAATSSMDNDDDFDFLSGTDETATKLDLARAYIDMGDTEGARDILDEVITEGNEGQQSEARELIAKLV; from the coding sequence ATGGTTCGGGTTCGCAAACTGGTGCTGGCAATCGCAGCTGCTTCGGCGCTGTCATCCGGTATGGCGCACGCGCTGGGGCTGGGTGAGGTGACCCTGCAATCGGCGCTCAATCAGCCGCTGGTGGCTGAGATTGAGTTGCTGGAAGTGCGTGACCTGGCTTCCAACGAAGTAATACCGACCCTGGCGTCCCCGGAAGCATTCAATAAAGCCGGCGTTGATCGTCAGTTTTTCCTGACTGATCTGAAATTCACCCCGGTACTTAAAGCCAATGGCAAGAGCGTCATTCGGGTTACCTCCAGCAAGCCAATGCGTGAGCCGTACCTGAACTTCCTGGTTGAGGTGCTCTGGCCGAATGGCCGTTTGTTGCGTGAATACACCCTGTTGCTGGATCCGCCGCTGTATACCCCACAGAGCGTTATCCCTGCCACCGCGCAGATGCCTGTAGCAACACCGGCCCCAGCGCCCCGCGTACAGACTCCAGCACCTGCGCCGCGCCCAGCAACTGCTGCGGTTCAGCCGGTCTCTCCAGCAGCACCTGCTGCCCCAGCTGCCAAACCGCTGGAAGGCAATGAATACAAAACCACTGCCAACGACACGCTCTGGGAAATTGCCCAGCGTGCGCGGTCTGGCGGTAGCGTGCATCAGGCCATGTTGGCGATCCAGGACTTGAATCCGGATGCCTTTATCGGCGGCAATATCAACCGCCTGAAAAGTGGTCAGGTACTGCGCCTGCCTGATGAGCAGCAGGTCAAGAGCCGGGCTCAGGGTGAAGCCCTTGCCCAAGTTGCCGAGCAGAATGCCGCCTGGCGCGAAGGTCGCAGTGTTGCCGCCAGCGCTCGCCAGTTGGATGCCACCAAGCGCACCAGCGCCGCCGCGACGCCAGCCAAGGTTGAAACTGGCGATAGCCTGAAACTGGTTGCTGCTGACAGTGGCAAGGCCACTGCCGGCAGTGACAAGGGTGCTGCCGACAGCAAAGCGCTGACTGACAAATTGGCCGTGACCCAGGAAAGCCTGGATTCCAGCCGTCGTGAAAACGATGAGCTGAAAGGCCGCATGACAGATCTGCAGAGCCAGCTCGACAAGCTGCAGCGTCTGATCCAGTTGAAAGACGACCAGATGGCCAAGCTGCAGGCTGATCTCGCTGCGCAAGGTCAGGTGCCTGCTGTTGCACCTGCGGTCCCAGAAACTCCTGTAGCTGAAACCCCGGTCGCACCAGTTGAACCAGCTCCTGAAGCTGCGCCACAAGATCCAGCGGCTGCGGCGCCGGTTGTGCCAGCTGCAACCGGCGAGACAGATTTTAATTACAGCGAAGAGCCGGCTGTTCAGCCGGAGGCCGCAGCGCCTGTTGCGGTAGAGCCTGCTCCGATTGCTGCTCCCGAGCCTGCTCCGGTCACACCTGCTGCCCCTGTTGTCGAAGCGCCTGTAGTGGCCGAGCCGCAGGCTGAAAGCAGCGCTATTGATGATCTGCTGGCCAATCCGATGTTGCTGGGTGCTGCAGGTGGCGGTGCGCTTCTGGTATTGCTGGTTGCGCTGATGATGCTGTCGCGCCGCAATGCGCTGAAAGAAGCCGAATTGCAGGAAAGTCTGGCTGCTGATGAAGGTTCGTCCGATCTGGGTGCTGGTCTGGACCTGCCGGATGACAGCTTTGCTGGCATGGCTGATGATCTGGATGGTCAGCAAGCCGATCTGCCTAGCGAAGAGCGCGTGACTGCGCAAACCGGCGATGCGCTGGGTGAGGCGGATATCTACATTGCCTATGGCCGCTTCCCTCAGGCTGCTGAACTGCTGCAAGGCGCCATCAATGATGAGCCGCAGCGCAGTGATCTGCGTCTGAAATTGATGGAAGTCTATGCCGAGATGGGTGACCGTAATGGTTTTGCCCGTCAGGACAGCGAGCTGCGTGAGATTGGTGGCAGTGCTGCCGAGCTTGATCAGATCAAGGCCCGCTATCCAGCTATGGCAGTTGCGGCCGGCGCTGGCTTGGCCGCCGCAGCGGCTGCTGAAGAGAATCTAGACAGCTTCAGTCTGGATGATCTGGCCCTGGACGAGCCTAGCCCGAAAGCCGCCACTGGCGATCAGGACGATGCATTCGATCTGAGCCTGGATGACCTTGAGTCTGAACTGGATCGTGATCTGCAGGCTGCTGGTAACACTGCTTCGCTGGATGATCTGGATAGTTTGTCTCTGGATGATGATCTGGACTTTAGCTCGCCAGTTGAGCAAGCCGACAGCAAGGATGACGACCTGGGTTTTGATCTGAGCCTGCCTGAAAGCAGCGACAGTGGTCTTGATCTGAGTGGTGATCTGGCTGACTTCAGTCTGGATCTGGATTCTCCGGACAAGCCTGCGGCAGCTGCCGAAGATGACTTCCTGCTAAGCCTGGATGATGAGCCAAGTGCAGCGCCGGTTGTGGCTGAGCCAGGTTTTGATCTGCCGGATGAGCAGGCGAGCGGTGATTTTGATCTGTCGGCTGATTTCGATCTTTCGCTGAATGAAGAGGCGCCTGCTCAGCCATCAAGCGACAGTTTTGCTGCTCAACTGGATGAAGTCAGCGCTGAACTGGACCTGCTGTCTGATGACCTGGATCAGCCAGCTGGCCTGGATGAGCCGGCCAGTGCCGCCACGTCCAGCATGGATAATGACGATGACTTCGACTTCCTCTCGGGTACTGACGAGACGGCAACCAAGCTCGATCTGGCTCGCGCCTATATCGACATGGGTGATACCGAAGGTGCTCGCGATATCCTCGATGAAGTCATCACCGAAGGTAACGAAGGTCAGCAAAGTGAAGCGCGTGAGCTGATCGCTAAATTGGTTTGA
- the truA gene encoding tRNA pseudouridine(38-40) synthase TruA produces MSDGFTTTAADSAAVGVFKIALGVEYKGSRYRGFQRQRAGVPSIQESLEKALAKVAGGVPVTLSCAGRTDALVHASGQVVHFNTPIERSMHAWVMGANMNLPGDISVTWAKSMPAHFDARFCAQARRYRYVIYNDQIRPAHMAEEVTWNHRPLDVERMRQASRAFIGTHDFSAFRARQCQAKSPIKTVHHLELLQHGRFIVLDIRANAFLHHMVRNIAGVLMTIGAGERPVEWAQEVLETRVRRTGGVTAHPYGLYLVQVDYPEEFDLPKRYLGPHFLSGLPDVAADA; encoded by the coding sequence ATGTCTGATGGTTTTACTACAACGGCAGCCGACTCGGCTGCCGTTGGCGTTTTCAAGATAGCCCTGGGTGTCGAGTACAAAGGTTCGCGCTATCGCGGTTTTCAGCGTCAGCGTGCCGGTGTGCCTTCAATTCAGGAGTCGCTGGAAAAAGCCCTGGCGAAAGTCGCTGGCGGCGTTCCCGTAACCCTGAGCTGCGCCGGGCGTACCGATGCGCTAGTGCATGCCAGTGGCCAGGTTGTGCATTTCAATACACCGATCGAGCGTTCCATGCATGCCTGGGTCATGGGCGCGAATATGAATTTGCCCGGCGATATCAGCGTGACCTGGGCCAAGTCGATGCCGGCGCACTTTGATGCGCGTTTTTGTGCCCAGGCGCGGCGTTACCGTTATGTGATTTATAACGACCAGATTCGCCCGGCACATATGGCCGAAGAGGTCACGTGGAATCATCGGCCGCTGGATGTCGAACGCATGCGTCAGGCATCCCGTGCATTTATTGGTACTCATGATTTCAGCGCCTTCCGTGCTCGTCAGTGCCAGGCCAAGTCGCCGATCAAAACGGTGCATCACCTCGAGTTATTGCAGCACGGACGGTTTATCGTGCTGGATATCCGCGCCAATGCCTTTCTGCATCATATGGTGCGCAATATCGCCGGGGTGCTAATGACCATTGGCGCGGGCGAGCGGCCGGTTGAGTGGGCACAGGAAGTACTGGAAACCCGTGTGCGACGTACCGGTGGAGTGACTGCGCACCCTTATGGTTTGTATTTGGTGCAGGTTGATTACCCCGAGGAGTTCGACTTGCCCAAACGTTACTTGGGGCCGCACTTTCTTTCCGGCTTGCCGGATGTGGCGGCTGACGCCTGA
- a CDS encoding phosphoribosylanthranilate isomerase, whose amino-acid sequence MSAVRSKICGITRIEDALSAVEAGADAIGLVFYAKSPRAVTLQQARSIIAALPPFVTTVGLFVDASRCELGEILDAVPLDLLQFHGDETPEHCDGYHRPYIKALRVKPGDDIAAQVALFKNASGVLLDTYVPGVPGGTGEAFDWSLVPQELSKPVILAGGLTAENVAQAIAQVRPYAVDVSGGVEKAKGIKDAEKIRAFMQAVKTA is encoded by the coding sequence TTGTCAGCCGTTCGCAGCAAGATTTGTGGCATTACCCGCATAGAGGATGCATTGTCGGCTGTCGAGGCGGGTGCTGATGCGATTGGTCTGGTGTTCTATGCCAAGAGCCCGCGCGCGGTCACGCTGCAGCAAGCGCGCTCGATCATTGCTGCTTTGCCGCCCTTTGTGACCACGGTAGGTCTGTTTGTCGATGCCAGTCGCTGTGAGCTGGGTGAGATTCTCGACGCCGTGCCGCTGGATTTGCTGCAGTTCCATGGCGATGAGACTCCGGAACATTGTGATGGTTACCATCGCCCCTATATCAAGGCGTTACGCGTCAAACCGGGCGATGACATTGCTGCGCAGGTGGCGCTGTTCAAGAATGCCAGTGGTGTCCTGCTGGACACCTATGTGCCAGGTGTTCCGGGGGGGACGGGGGAGGCGTTTGATTGGTCGCTGGTGCCTCAAGAGTTGAGCAAGCCGGTTATTCTGGCAGGCGGCCTGACGGCTGAGAATGTTGCACAGGCCATCGCTCAGGTGCGTCCCTATGCCGTCGATGTCAGTGGTGGCGTGGAGAAGGCCAAGGGCATCAAGGATGCTGAGAAGATTCGCGCTTTTATGCAGGCGGTAAAGACTGCTTGA
- the accD gene encoding acetyl-CoA carboxylase, carboxyltransferase subunit beta — MSNWLVDKLIPSIMRSEVKKSSVPEGLWHKCPSCDAVLYKPELEKTLDVCPKCNHHMRIDARARLDIFLDADGREELGADLEPVDRLKFRDSKKYKDRLAGAQKQTGEKDALVSIRGTLEGMPIVTCAFEFSFMGGSMGAIVGERFVRAANAALEQRCPLVCFSASGGARMQEALISLMQMAKTSAVLARLREEGIPFISVLTDPVYGGVSASLAMLGDVIVAEPRALIGFAGPRVIEQTVREKLPEGFQRSEFLLEHGAIDMIIHRAELRPRLARLLAQLMGLPSPVALPATA, encoded by the coding sequence ATGAGCAACTGGTTGGTAGACAAACTGATCCCATCGATCATGCGATCCGAGGTCAAAAAAAGTTCGGTGCCTGAAGGTCTGTGGCACAAGTGTCCGTCCTGTGATGCGGTGCTGTACAAGCCTGAGCTGGAAAAGACCCTGGATGTTTGCCCCAAGTGCAATCACCACATGCGCATTGATGCCCGTGCGCGCTTGGATATCTTCTTAGATGCTGACGGACGTGAAGAGCTGGGCGCCGATCTTGAGCCGGTTGACCGTCTGAAGTTTCGCGACAGCAAGAAGTACAAGGATCGCCTTGCAGGCGCGCAAAAGCAGACCGGCGAGAAAGATGCCCTGGTGTCGATTCGCGGCACCCTGGAAGGTATGCCGATTGTGACTTGCGCGTTCGAGTTCTCCTTTATGGGTGGTTCGATGGGCGCCATTGTTGGTGAGCGCTTTGTCCGCGCCGCCAATGCCGCTCTGGAACAGCGTTGCCCGCTGGTTTGCTTCTCCGCATCGGGTGGCGCACGTATGCAGGAAGCGCTGATCTCGCTGATGCAGATGGCCAAGACGTCGGCCGTATTGGCGCGGCTGCGCGAAGAAGGCATTCCGTTTATTTCCGTGCTGACCGACCCGGTGTATGGCGGCGTGTCGGCCAGTCTGGCCATGCTCGGTGATGTGATTGTTGCCGAGCCCCGCGCTCTGATTGGCTTTGCTGGCCCGCGTGTGATCGAGCAGACCGTGCGCGAGAAGCTGCCGGAAGGCTTCCAGCGCAGCGAGTTCCTGTTGGAGCACGGCGCCATCGATATGATCATTCACCGCGCTGAACTGCGTCCGCGTCTCGCGCGTTTGCTGGCTCAGCTGATGGGGCTGCCGTCGCCTGTAGCCTTGCCGGCGACTGCATGA
- the folC gene encoding bifunctional tetrahydrofolate synthase/dihydrofolate synthase, with the protein MTERSLADWLSYLEQLHPSAIDMGLERSRIVLQRLGLSKLAPHVVTVTGTNGKGSTCAFIASLLQAQGLKVGVYSSPHLLRYNERVQIAGVEATDAMLCEAFAVVEAARGDTSLTYFEMGTLAAFWLFQQAGLDALVLEVGLGGRLDAVNLLDADVALVTSIGIDHADWLGDTRESVAFEKAGIFRAGKPALCGDLEPPQPLLDQVALLDAPFFLRGRDYDLSLNAQDWSWYGLNHQGEVLKLAHLPLLDLPMENAALALQAYAVMQLPWQPDVISQALQQTRVTGRLDRRMLNWQGKSLTLLLDVGHNPHAAEYLAQRLASRALSGKRLAVFGLLADKDLPGVVAPLLSEVDSWAVAALSTSRTRAATELQAHLQNCGAPVVGYASVRAALEAQCEQASDGDEVLLFGSFYCVAEALDWLARQANGGVQDGFAG; encoded by the coding sequence ATGACCGAGCGCTCCCTTGCCGATTGGCTGAGCTATCTGGAGCAGCTGCACCCCAGCGCCATTGATATGGGGCTGGAGCGCTCGCGGATCGTTTTGCAGCGTCTTGGCTTGTCCAAGCTGGCGCCGCATGTGGTTACCGTCACCGGAACCAATGGCAAGGGTTCGACCTGTGCATTTATTGCTTCGCTGCTGCAGGCCCAGGGTCTCAAAGTCGGTGTCTACAGCTCACCGCACCTGTTGCGTTACAACGAGCGAGTGCAGATTGCGGGCGTCGAAGCCACTGATGCCATGCTCTGTGAGGCCTTCGCCGTGGTTGAGGCCGCGCGTGGTGACACCTCACTGACCTATTTTGAAATGGGCACCCTGGCCGCCTTCTGGTTATTCCAACAAGCTGGCCTGGATGCGCTGGTGCTGGAAGTTGGACTGGGCGGGCGTCTGGATGCAGTGAATCTACTGGACGCCGATGTCGCTCTGGTTACCAGCATCGGCATTGATCACGCCGACTGGCTGGGAGATACCCGTGAGTCGGTCGCTTTCGAGAAGGCCGGTATTTTCCGTGCCGGAAAACCCGCTCTGTGTGGCGATCTTGAGCCCCCGCAGCCTCTACTAGATCAAGTGGCGTTGCTCGACGCTCCGTTCTTCCTGCGTGGCCGTGACTATGACCTGAGTCTGAATGCGCAGGATTGGTCCTGGTACGGCCTCAATCATCAAGGCGAAGTGCTGAAGCTGGCCCACTTGCCGCTGCTCGACCTACCCATGGAAAACGCTGCTCTGGCTCTGCAGGCGTATGCAGTGATGCAATTGCCCTGGCAGCCTGATGTGATCAGCCAGGCGCTGCAGCAGACCCGAGTGACCGGGCGACTGGATCGCAGAATGCTTAATTGGCAAGGCAAGTCACTCACGCTGCTGCTCGATGTTGGGCATAATCCCCATGCTGCCGAGTATCTCGCGCAGCGCCTGGCTAGTCGGGCGTTGTCAGGCAAACGGCTGGCCGTGTTTGGTTTGCTGGCTGATAAGGACCTGCCCGGTGTGGTGGCGCCTTTGCTGAGCGAAGTGGACAGTTGGGCGGTGGCGGCTTTGTCGACCAGCCGTACGCGGGCCGCCACCGAGCTGCAGGCGCATCTGCAAAACTGCGGGGCACCGGTCGTTGGTTATGCCAGTGTGCGGGCCGCGCTTGAGGCTCAGTGTGAGCAGGCTTCGGATGGTGATGAAGTGCTGCTGTTTGGATCTTTCTACTGCGTGGCCGAGGCCCTGGATTGGCTGGCCCGCCAAGCCAATGGGGGCGTGCAGGATGGCTTTGCTGGATAA
- a CDS encoding SPOR domain-containing protein → MALLDKGLKQRMVGALVLLALAVIFLPMLLSREDESQRVQVDAPAMPAAPEAPEVELQPVAVPQPQILPDEPIGAEAAQSLEPSEPVVAEQPSAPITPAAPAVVPEPATAPPQPAAGKLDVNSLPISWSVQLASLSSSDGAQKLQKTLRTQGYNAYIRSVDGMNRVFVGPLIERAEADRLRDQLNRQHKLNGFVVRFQPEAG, encoded by the coding sequence ATGGCTTTGCTGGATAAGGGATTGAAGCAGCGCATGGTCGGTGCGTTGGTACTGCTGGCGCTGGCAGTGATTTTCCTGCCGATGTTACTGTCGCGTGAAGATGAGTCGCAGCGGGTTCAGGTTGATGCACCGGCAATGCCTGCGGCTCCTGAGGCCCCTGAGGTTGAACTGCAGCCGGTGGCCGTTCCCCAGCCGCAAATATTGCCCGATGAGCCGATTGGTGCCGAGGCTGCGCAAAGCCTGGAGCCAAGCGAGCCTGTTGTAGCCGAGCAACCGTCCGCACCAATCACTCCAGCCGCACCGGCTGTAGTACCTGAGCCTGCGACAGCGCCGCCTCAACCTGCGGCGGGTAAGCTGGATGTCAATAGCCTGCCGATAAGCTGGTCGGTGCAGTTGGCAAGTCTGTCCAGCAGCGATGGCGCGCAGAAGCTGCAGAAAACCCTGCGCACTCAGGGCTATAACGCCTATATCCGCAGCGTTGATGGGATGAACCGGGTGTTTGTCGGGCCGCTGATCGAGCGTGCCGAGGCGGATCGCCTGCGCGATCAGCTTAATCGTCAGCACAAACTCAATGGTTTTGTGGTGCGTTTTCAGCCCGAAGCGGGCTGA
- a CDS encoding CvpA family protein — translation MAFTWVDWAIIAVVAVSSLISLSRGFVKEALSLLTWIIAGVVAWMFGGALSQHLVDFIETPSARVIAGCAILFVVTLLVGALVNYLIGELIRVTGLSGTDRFLGMVFGAARGGLLVVVLVGLISLAPVQQDSWWQESALLPHFLMVADWSKNLILGLSSEWLASGVTAPVELPFKEALQQPKLP, via the coding sequence GTGGCATTCACCTGGGTCGATTGGGCGATTATCGCCGTTGTCGCCGTTTCAAGTCTGATCAGTCTGAGCCGAGGCTTCGTCAAGGAAGCCCTGTCACTGCTTACCTGGATTATTGCTGGCGTGGTCGCCTGGATGTTCGGCGGTGCACTGTCGCAGCACCTGGTGGATTTTATCGAGACGCCCTCGGCGCGCGTGATTGCAGGTTGCGCGATTCTATTTGTGGTCACCCTGTTGGTCGGTGCCCTGGTCAATTACCTGATTGGTGAGTTGATCCGGGTGACCGGGCTGTCGGGGACTGATCGTTTTCTCGGCATGGTCTTCGGCGCGGCGCGCGGCGGCCTGCTAGTTGTGGTGCTGGTCGGGCTGATCAGCCTGGCTCCGGTGCAACAAGACAGTTGGTGGCAGGAGTCAGCACTTCTGCCGCATTTCCTGATGGTTGCTGACTGGTCGAAAAACCTGATCTTGGGTCTGTCCAGTGAGTGGCTGGCCAGCGGCGTTACGGCGCCGGTGGAGCTACCGTTCAAAGAGGCACTGCAGCAGCCTAAACTGCCGTAA